One region of Pogona vitticeps strain Pit_001003342236 chromosome 1, PviZW2.1, whole genome shotgun sequence genomic DNA includes:
- the STX11 gene encoding syntaxin-11: MRDRLFELYERSRLYSQHSLSAEDNLQTPHKTLLFETDYALASLYKDIQAIRTSNYHLKEDVRRLRKQNARFLTSMRRFSSIKRDANTIAKDIKARGEDIHRKLQALRDFSNDAETTYGSNSIIARVSKDHYADLMHAFQEAMFEYNQTEMNQRENCKIRIQRQLEIMGKDVSGNQIEDMMEQGRWDVFSENLLSDAKGARSALNEIETRHKELMKLESRIREVHELFLQVALLVEEQADTFNIIELNVQNVEDFVGEAKGEVRRALEYRRKHPCRALLCCCLSCIMG; the protein is encoded by the coding sequence ATGAGAGACCGTCTCTTTGAGCTTTATGAGCGTTCTCGGCTTTACAGCCAACATTCTCTTTCTGCTGAGGACAACTTGCAAACACCTCACAAAACGCTTCTGTTTGAAACAGATTATGCTTTAGCAAGCCTTTACAAAGACATTCAAGCAATCCGAACAAGCAATTACCACCTGAAGGAGGATGTTCGGCGTCTGCGCAAACAAAATGCTCGCTTCCTTACATCAATGCGCCGCTTTAGTAGCATAAAACGGGATGCAAACACAATTGCAAAAGACATCAAAGCCCGTGGTGAAGATATCCACAGGAAACTTCAGGCTTTGAGAGACTTCAGTAATGATGCAGAAACAACATACGGCTCTAACTCGATCATTGCTCGTGTATCGAAGGACCACTATGCTGATCTCATGCATGCTTTTCAAGAAGCCATGTTTGAATACAATCAGACTGAGATGAACCAGCGGGAGAACTGCAAGATTAGGATTCAGCGACAGCTAGAGATTATGGGCAAGGATGTGTCTGGGAATCAGATAGAGGACATGATGGAACAGGGGAGGTGGGATGTTTTCTCCGAGAACCTTCTGTCTGATGCAAAGGGAGCCCGTTCAGCCTTGAATGAGATAGAGACACGGCACAAAGAGTTGATGAAGTTGGAGTCCCGAATCAGAGAGGTCCATGAACTCTTCTTGCAGGTAGCACTGCTGGTTGAAGAGCAGGCTGACACCTTTAACATTATTGAGCTCAACGTGCAAAATGTTGAAGACTTTGTTGGAGAAGCAAAAGGAGAAGTGAGGAGAGCTCTCGAATACAGGAGGAAACATCCCTGCCGAGCACTTCTGTGCTGCTGCTTATCCTGCATTATGGGTTGA